The Cupriavidus sp. EM10 genome includes a region encoding these proteins:
- a CDS encoding efflux transporter outer membrane subunit, giving the protein MNNIVMKQYLPRLATLAAALVLAGCSLAPTYKVPETPTAATFKEADAAATEGAQWKTAAPAEGQQRGDWWKVFGDAELDRLIDAANAHNQDLAAAAARLKQARAFTGATEADLYPQLSAGFDPTRSQPSAASQGLPDGTRVSPQTVYKARLFANYELDLFGRVASSVNAARAEEKGAEDLYRSVQLALQADTAQAYFALRTLDSDRELLNATIKLREDSLSLLRKRYDAGETTDLDPARAESELGTARADLAGIERRRANQEHALAVLTGVAPSQFGLAARPFDTAPVAVPAGLPSELLERRPDIAAAERQMAAANARIGIAKAAFFPRISLTALFGFESSDLSNLFKWSSRTWMLGPLVGTTVAQTIFDGGRNSSNLAGARAAHEESVARYQQTVLVAFREVEDSLADVRWLSQQATALDGALAGAKRAQRISRSRYDAGAVDYLTVIDADRTVLQSQRDANAVAGLRAAATVSLVRSLGGGWGPLSEAVAKN; this is encoded by the coding sequence ATGAACAACATCGTGATGAAGCAGTACCTGCCCAGGCTTGCAACGCTGGCCGCCGCGCTGGTGCTGGCGGGCTGCTCGCTGGCACCCACCTACAAGGTGCCCGAGACGCCCACCGCCGCCACGTTCAAGGAAGCCGACGCCGCTGCCACCGAAGGCGCGCAGTGGAAGACCGCCGCACCGGCCGAAGGCCAGCAGCGTGGCGACTGGTGGAAGGTGTTCGGCGACGCCGAGCTGGATCGCCTGATCGACGCCGCGAACGCGCACAACCAGGACCTGGCCGCAGCGGCGGCCCGCCTGAAGCAGGCGCGGGCGTTTACCGGGGCGACCGAGGCGGACCTGTATCCGCAGCTGAGCGCCGGTTTCGACCCCACGCGTTCGCAGCCGTCGGCGGCGTCGCAGGGCCTGCCGGATGGCACGCGCGTCTCGCCGCAGACCGTGTACAAGGCACGCCTGTTCGCCAACTACGAACTCGACCTGTTCGGGCGGGTGGCCAGCAGCGTGAACGCGGCCCGTGCGGAAGAGAAGGGCGCCGAGGACCTGTATCGCTCGGTGCAGCTGGCGCTGCAGGCCGATACGGCGCAAGCCTACTTCGCCCTGCGTACGCTGGACAGCGACCGCGAGCTGCTGAACGCAACGATCAAGTTGCGCGAGGATTCGCTGTCGCTGCTGCGCAAGCGCTATGACGCGGGCGAGACCACCGACCTGGATCCGGCCCGTGCCGAATCCGAACTGGGTACGGCGCGTGCCGACCTGGCCGGCATCGAACGTCGTCGCGCCAACCAGGAGCATGCGCTGGCCGTGCTGACCGGCGTGGCACCGTCGCAGTTCGGGCTGGCCGCCAGGCCGTTCGATACCGCGCCGGTGGCGGTGCCGGCGGGGCTGCCGTCGGAACTGCTGGAGCGCCGGCCCGACATCGCGGCGGCGGAACGCCAGATGGCGGCCGCCAATGCACGGATCGGCATCGCCAAGGCGGCGTTCTTCCCGCGCATCTCGCTGACGGCGCTGTTCGGCTTCGAGTCGTCGGACCTGTCGAACCTGTTCAAGTGGTCGTCGCGTACGTGGATGCTCGGGCCGCTGGTCGGCACGACCGTGGCGCAGACCATCTTCGACGGTGGCCGCAACAGCTCGAACCTGGCCGGCGCCCGCGCTGCCCACGAGGAAAGCGTGGCGCGCTACCAGCAGACCGTGCTGGTGGCCTTCCGCGAGGTCGAGGACAGCCTGGCCGATGTACGCTGGCTCAGCCAGCAGGCCACGGCCCTGGATGGCGCGCTGGCCGGCGCCAAACGGGCCCAGCGCATCTCCCGCAGCCGCTACGACGCCGGCGCGGTGGATTACCTGACCGTGATCGACGCGGACCGCACCGTGCTGCAGTCGCAGCGCGACGCCAACGCGGTAGCCGGCCTGCGCGCGGCAGCCACGGTGTCGCTGGTCCGCAGCCTGGGCGGCGGCTGGGGCCCGCTGTCGGAGGCGGTGGCGAAGAACTGA
- a CDS encoding DUF2127 domain-containing protein, with protein MAHASSALGLKSIALFEAAKGALVILAGLGLVALLHADAQALAEAVVGRFHLNPASHYPKVFLALLSHPSDGRLWAIGGSAAVYAVMRFAEAYGLWHGRAWGNWLGVWSGGIYIPVELYEAVRHPTWIHIGLAVANALVVAYLVQSLARHKVK; from the coding sequence ATGGCGCACGCCAGTTCTGCACTGGGACTCAAGAGCATCGCCCTGTTCGAAGCCGCCAAGGGGGCCTTGGTGATCCTGGCCGGGCTGGGCCTGGTGGCGCTGCTGCACGCCGACGCCCAGGCGCTGGCCGAAGCCGTCGTCGGCCGCTTCCACCTGAATCCCGCCAGCCACTATCCCAAGGTGTTCCTGGCGCTGCTGTCGCACCCCAGCGATGGCCGCCTGTGGGCAATCGGCGGGTCGGCGGCCGTGTATGCGGTGATGCGCTTTGCGGAGGCCTACGGGCTCTGGCACGGGCGGGCCTGGGGCAACTGGCTGGGCGTCTGGTCGGGCGGCATCTACATTCCCGTGGAGCTGTACGAAGCCGTGCGCCATCCCACCTGGATCCATATCGGGCTGGCGGTGGCAAATGCGCTGGTGGTGGCCTACCTGGTGCAAAGCCTGGCGCGCCACAAGGTCAAATGA
- a CDS encoding antibiotic biosynthesis monooxygenase, producing MIHEIAQITIKPGMEAQFEANVAKAKPLFLRSRGCHGLNLQRSIEQPSQYALVVAWETVEDHMVHFRESDEFQEWRKLVTDCFAAPPAVHHVNTVL from the coding sequence ATGATTCACGAAATCGCACAGATCACGATCAAGCCCGGCATGGAAGCCCAGTTCGAAGCCAACGTGGCCAAGGCCAAGCCGCTGTTCCTGCGGTCCAGGGGCTGCCACGGCCTGAACCTGCAGCGATCGATCGAGCAGCCGTCGCAGTACGCGCTGGTGGTGGCCTGGGAGACCGTGGAAGACCACATGGTCCACTTCCGTGAATCGGATGAATTCCAGGAATGGCGCAAGCTGGTGACCGATTGCTTTGCCGCGCCGCCGGCCGTCCACCACGTGAACACGGTGCTCTGA
- the pssA gene encoding CDP-diacylglycerol--serine O-phosphatidyltransferase, which produces MLRDLQLADFFTLANAACGMGSVFYAMYFVADPSLRHFYIAAALAPAAFVFDVLDGRIARWRHAHSALGRELDSLSDIISFGVGPATLAFAAGMRGGWDLVALIYFVCCGVSRLARFNVTAETLAEGSALGKVKYFEGTPIPTSVVLTGILAWCASHGLIGDALPAGAMALGPGTFHPMSLLFVLSGSLMISKTLRIPKF; this is translated from the coding sequence ATGCTGCGTGACCTGCAGCTGGCGGATTTCTTCACGCTGGCCAACGCGGCCTGCGGCATGGGATCGGTGTTCTACGCGATGTATTTCGTCGCCGATCCGTCGCTCCGGCACTTCTACATCGCGGCGGCACTGGCGCCGGCCGCCTTCGTCTTCGACGTGCTGGACGGCCGGATTGCCCGCTGGCGCCACGCCCATTCGGCGCTGGGCCGCGAACTCGATTCGCTGTCGGACATCATCTCGTTCGGCGTCGGCCCCGCCACGCTGGCCTTCGCCGCCGGCATGCGCGGTGGCTGGGACCTGGTCGCGCTGATCTACTTCGTCTGCTGCGGCGTCAGCCGCCTGGCCCGCTTCAACGTCACGGCCGAAACCCTGGCCGAAGGCTCGGCGCTGGGCAAGGTCAAGTATTTCGAAGGCACGCCGATTCCCACCAGCGTCGTGCTCACCGGCATCCTGGCCTGGTGCGCGTCGCACGGGCTGATTGGCGACGCACTGCCCGCCGGTGCGATGGCGTTGGGCCCGGGCACCTTCCATCCGATGTCGCTGCTGTTCGTGCTGAGCGGCTCGCTGATGATCAGCAAGACGCTGCGGATTCCGAAGTTCTGA
- a CDS encoding NADH:flavin oxidoreductase/NADH oxidase yields MSHLFDPYQIGNLALANRIAIAPMCQYSAEDGSATDWHMIHLGSLALSGAGLMIVEATAVSPEGRISPADLGLYSDANEAALGRVLDAVRRYSPIAVAVQLGHAGRKASSQAPWDGGAQIRPDAPNGWQTVAPSAVPHAADEVAPTALDRAGMQKIRDDFVAAAKRAARIGVEGIEVHGAHGYLLHQFLSPIANHRTDEYGGSLENRMRFPLEVFDAVREAFPAERPVWMRVSATDWVPNGWDIEGTIALSQALKARGCAAVHVSTGGVSPQQAIKLGPGYQVPYAQRVKAEVGLPTLAVGLITEPEQAEAIIANNEADMISIARAMLYDPRWPWHAAAKLGAQVDAPKQYWRSQPRGLEHLFRSAHFGQR; encoded by the coding sequence ATGTCCCATCTCTTCGATCCGTACCAGATCGGCAATCTCGCACTCGCCAACCGCATCGCCATCGCGCCCATGTGCCAGTACTCGGCAGAGGACGGCTCGGCCACCGACTGGCACATGATTCACCTGGGCAGCCTGGCGCTGTCCGGCGCGGGCCTGATGATCGTCGAGGCCACGGCGGTGTCGCCGGAAGGCCGCATCTCGCCGGCCGACCTTGGCCTGTACAGTGATGCCAACGAAGCGGCACTGGGCCGTGTGCTCGACGCAGTGCGCCGGTATTCGCCGATTGCCGTGGCGGTGCAGCTGGGCCACGCAGGCCGCAAGGCGTCGAGCCAGGCGCCATGGGATGGCGGCGCGCAGATCCGCCCCGACGCCCCCAACGGCTGGCAGACCGTCGCACCTTCGGCCGTGCCCCACGCCGCTGACGAGGTGGCGCCCACGGCGCTCGACCGCGCGGGCATGCAGAAGATTCGCGACGATTTCGTGGCGGCTGCCAAACGCGCGGCACGGATCGGTGTCGAGGGCATCGAGGTGCATGGCGCGCACGGCTACCTGCTGCACCAGTTCCTGTCGCCGATTGCCAACCATCGCACCGATGAATACGGCGGCAGCCTCGAGAATCGCATGCGTTTTCCGCTGGAAGTGTTCGATGCCGTGCGCGAGGCCTTTCCGGCCGAGCGTCCGGTCTGGATGCGCGTGTCGGCCACCGACTGGGTGCCGAACGGCTGGGATATCGAGGGCACGATCGCGTTGTCGCAGGCACTGAAGGCGCGCGGCTGCGCGGCGGTGCATGTGAGCACCGGCGGCGTGTCGCCACAGCAGGCCATCAAGCTCGGGCCGGGCTACCAGGTGCCCTATGCCCAGCGCGTGAAGGCCGAAGTGGGGCTGCCCACGCTGGCCGTGGGGCTGATCACCGAGCCGGAACAGGCCGAGGCGATCATCGCCAACAACGAAGCCGACATGATCTCGATAGCGCGCGCGATGCTGTATGACCCGCGCTGGCCGTGGCATGCGGCAGCCAAGCTCGGTGCCCAGGTCGACGCCCCGAAGCAGTACTGGCGCTCGCAGCCGCGCGGGCTGGAGCACTTGTTCCGTAGCGCGCATTTCGGGCAGCGCTAG
- a CDS encoding cupin domain-containing protein: MHRLAVLAGIPAAFAATFAAGFLTAQVDWPLAHAQTPPSALAPLIINLPAMTHDDIGPQVPNMGTLRTKGLVNTPSGTIAVQSGNVPRHYHTSADEIQYVIAGTGTFWLGNEQRQVGPGDLIVIPKGAAHAGSIATSGEFKSLAIKLPPQAANDTHLLP; this comes from the coding sequence ATGCATCGACTTGCCGTTCTTGCCGGTATTCCAGCCGCTTTCGCCGCCACCTTCGCCGCCGGCTTCCTCACGGCGCAGGTGGACTGGCCGCTGGCCCACGCACAGACGCCGCCGTCCGCGCTGGCACCGCTGATCATCAACCTGCCGGCGATGACCCACGACGACATCGGCCCGCAAGTGCCCAACATGGGCACGCTGCGCACCAAGGGCCTGGTCAACACGCCAAGCGGCACGATTGCCGTGCAGTCGGGCAATGTGCCCAGGCACTATCACACCAGCGCCGACGAGATCCAGTACGTGATCGCCGGAACGGGCACGTTCTGGCTGGGCAACGAACAGCGCCAGGTGGGCCCCGGCGACCTGATCGTCATTCCCAAGGGCGCCGCCCACGCGGGCTCGATCGCCACCAGCGGCGAGTTCAAGTCGCTGGCCATCAAGCTGCCGCCGCAGGCTGCCAACGATACCCACCTGCTGCCCTGA